In Roseibium algicola, the DNA window AACATTCGACATGTGCGTGAGCGCAACAAGTCTTGTCTTGTCCGTCAAGGTATCAGCGAAGGCATCAAGATCGAACGAGCCATCCTCGCGAACATAGACCCATTTCAGCTTCGCACCGTGACGCTCCCGATGGAAATGCCAAGGCACGATGTTGGAGTGGTGCTCCATGATCGACAGAACGATTTCACCGCCATCGGCAAAATAGTCGGGCCCGAGGCCATATGACACCAGGTTGATCGCTTCGGTCGTGGACTTGGTGAAAACCACCTCATCGACGGATCCGGCATTCAGGAAACGGCGCACTTTCTCGCGCGCGGCTTCATAATTGTCCGTTGCGGTATTCGACAGGAAATGCAGGCCACGATGAACGTTGGCGTACTCCTCCGAGTAAGCCTTGGTCACCGCATCGATCACCTGCTGGGGTTTCTGGGCGGAAGCACCGTTATCCAGATAGACCAGCGGCTTGCCGTAAACCTCCCGCGACAGGATCGGAAAATCCCGACGGATGGTTTCGACGTCGTAACCGGTGTTGCCGGTTGTTTCTTCTGCGGTCGCGACCGTCATGCGGCGCTGCTCCTTATTCCCGTTCGCTTCAGATGTCAGTGATTGGCAAGCCAGTCACGCACGCGCGCTTCCAGGCCTTCGGTCACATCGTCCTCGCCGTATTCTTCAATCGCTTCGGACAGGAAAGCGAGTACCAGAAGGGTCTTTGCCTCGTCTTCCGGAATGCCACGGGCACGAAGGTAGAAGAGCAGGTCTTCATCTATCTGTCCGCTGGTCGCACCATGGGCACATAATACGTCGTCCGCAAAAATCTCCAGCTCTGGCTTGTTCGCCATTTCCGCATCCTCGGAAAGGAGCAGAGCCTGGGTCATCATCTCGCCATCGGTTTTCTGCGCATGCTGGGCAACGTTGATGCGACCCTGGTAGACACCCCTGGCCTCGCCGTCCAGCACGGTCTTGAAGAACTCGCGGCTGTTGCAGTGTGGCACAGCATGATCGACGATCAGCGTCTGATCAGCCAGCGATTTACCGCCAGCCATGGTCACGCCGTAGATCTTCGCTTCGGAGTTTTCACCGGTAAAGTTGATGAATTGCTGGTTGCGCGTGAACTGCGGTCCAGCGATGAAGCCAAGCGATTTCAGCTCGGTTTCAGCGCCAAGCGTTGCGATTGTCGTAAACAGCTGCGCGGCGTCCGTCTTGCCGACGATCAATCGCGTGGCAGCAAGCGCTGCCTTGTCGGCGAGATCGTAGTCAAACACCGTGTTCAGTTCGCCTTCACCGGTATCTCCGACAAAGGTTTCCAGAAGACGTAATTTTGCGCCTTCGCCAAGTTCGATGCGGTTGCGGACGGCCTGCGCGCCCGTGGAAGTCGCCACCTGAACCAGCTCGACCGGCTTGGACACTTCCACGCCCGCCGCGACTGTCATGACGACGCCGCCTTGGAGGAAGGCAGTGTTCAAGGCAACGACACCGTCGGACGGTCCCGTCTTTGGCGACGCAATCAGCTGGGTGCCTGTTTCGCCGGCAAGAGCATCGGCAACGTTTGTCAGGGTTACACCTTCGCCTGCGAGCGCTTCCACGTCGGAAAGCGCGGCAAGATAGGACCCATTGGCAACGACGATGCGGTACCGGTCGAGATCTCCGAAACCGTCCTGTGTCTCGATCAGGCTTCTGGCCGCGGCTTCATCAGCCGATCCTGCAAGCGGGGCTGCTGACTTCATGTAGGCGCGCAGGTCGGAATACTTGTATTCCTCTACCCGGCGATGCGGCAGTCCACGGTCCCGAATCTGGCCGAGCGCCGCTTCGCGCAGAGCCTTGACGGCAACCGAGCCGGCCAAACCGTCTTTCGCGTTGTCGAAACGCTCCAGCAGGTCGCTTTCCGCCTGGGTGTGTTTGATGGGTGCGCTGGCGTTCATATCGCTTTGCTCCCTCAGGCGGCCGTGTCGATGTAGTCGGCGTAACCGTTCTTTTCCAGCTCCAGCGCCAAGTCCTTGTCGCCGGTCTTGACGATGCGGCCCTTGGACAGAACGTGGACGACATCCGGAACGATGTGGTCGAGCAGACGCTGATAGTGGGTGATCACCACCATGGCGCGATCGGGACCGCGCAGCTTGTTCACGCCTTCAGAAACGATCCTGAGCGCGTCGATGTCGAGGCCGGAATCGGTCTCGTCGAGAACGCAGAGTTTCGGTTCAAGCAAGGACATCTGCAGAATTTCCGCACGCTTCTTCTCGCCACCGGAGAAGCCCACATTAAGCGGGCGCTTCAGCATGTCCATGGAGACGTTCAGGTGGCCGGCAGCCTCCTTGACGCGCTTCATGAAGTCCGGGATCGACAGCGTGTCCTCACCGCGCGCCTTGCGCTGTGCGTTCATCGCCGTCTTGAGGAATTCCATGGTGGCAACACCTGGAATCTCGATCGGGTACTGGAACGCCAGGAACAGGCCCGCAGCAGCGCGCTCATCCGGCTCCATCTCAAGAAGGTTCTCTCCGTTGAACAGGATCTCGCCGTCGGTAACCTCGTAGTCGTCCTTGCCGGCCAGGATGTAGGACAGCGTCGACTTGCCGGAACCGTTCGGGCCCATGATGGCGTGTACTTCGCCTGCATTGATGGTCAGATCGATGCCGCGCAGGATCTCTGTTTCGTCTTCCGCAATGCGGGCATGCAGGTTTTTGATCTCAAGCATTGAGATTGTTCCTCGTATTTCGGCGGGCATTCAAGGCCCAAATCAATTCGTAACTTTGCAGGCCCTCTAGCCCACGGATCCTTCCAGGCTGATCGAGATCAGCTTCTGTGCCTCGACGGCGAATTCCATCGGCAGCTGCTGGATGACGTCCTTGACGAAACCGTTGACGATCAGCGCCACGGCTTCTTCTTCGGAAAGGCCGCGCTGCAGGCAATAGAACATCTGGTCGTCCGAGATCTTCGAGGTGGTCGCCTCGTGTTCGAACTGGGCCGAGGCATTCTTGCTCTCGATGTAAGGCACGGTGTGAGCACCGCAGTCCTGGCCAATCAACAGTGAGTCACACTGGGTGAAGTTGCGTGCATTCGAGGCCTTTCGGTGAGCGGAAACCAGGCCACGATAAGTGTTCTGGGACTTGCCTGCGGAAATGCCCTTGGAAATGATCCGGCTGGAAGAATTCTTGCCCAGGTGGATCATCTTTGTGCCGCTGTCGACCTGCTGGTAGCCGTTGGAAACCGCGATCGAATAGAACTCACCACGCGAATTTTCGCCGCGCAGGATGCAGGACGGGTATTTCCAGGTAATCGCTGATCCGGTCTCGACCTGCGTCCAGGAGATCTTGGAATTCTTGCCGCGGCAATCGCCACGCTTCGTGACGAAATTATAGATGCCGCCCTTGCCGTCCTTGTCGCCCGGGAACCAGTTCTGGACGGTGGAGTATTTGATCTCCGCATCATCCAGGGCCACCAGTTCAACGACAGCGGCATGAAGCTGGTTCTCGTCGCGCTGAGGTGCCGTACAGCCTTCCAGGTAGGACACGTAGGCGCCCTTCTCGGCAATGATCAGCGTGCGCTCGAACTGACCGGTATTCTGTTCGTTGATACGGAAATAGGTCGACAGTTCCATTGGGCAGCGAACGCCTTCAGGCACATAGACAAAGGATCCATCCGAAAAGACGGCCGAGTTCAGCGTCGCGTAGTAGTTGTCGGTCACCGGAACGACGGAACCGAGATACTTCTTCACCAGATCCGGATATTCGCGCAGTGCTTCGGAAATGGAGCAGAAGATGACGCCGGCTTTCTTCAGCTCTTCCTTGAACGTGGTCACGACGGAAACGGAATCGAACACAGCATCGACCGCAACCCGGTTCTTCGGCTCGACACCGGCCAGGATTTCCTGCTCGCGCAGCGGAATACCGAGCTTTTCGTAGGTCGCCAGCAGTTCCGGATCGACTTCGTCCAGGCTTTTCGGGCCTTCGACGGATTTCGGGGACGCCCAGTAATAGAGGTCGTCGAGATCAATCTTCGGGTAGGAAACGCGCGCCCAGGTCGGCTCTTCCATCTGCTGAAAGCGGCGGAGCGCATCAAGGCGCCATTCGGTCATCCACTCCGGCTCGTTCTTTTTAGCCGACAGAAAGCGAACGGTTTCCTCGGACAGGCCTTTGGCGCCTTTTTCCGACTCGATATCGGTCACAAAGCCGTATTTATACTGGTCGACATCGATGGCTTTCACCGTATCGATGGTTTCCTGTACAGCTGGCATGTCTTGCCTCCATTCAACAGGCCTCGTGCCTGCTTTTGTTATTTCCTGCAGGGACCTTGTCACCTGCGCCATGTCTGGCAGCGAAGCTGCCTAAATCTTGTCGTCAAGCCGCCTGATGACGTGCTTGCGGATTGAGCCTGCCGACGATTTTCGGCCACAGCTCAAGGAACCTGTCGATATCGGCGCCGCTGGTATTCCACCCCATGCTGATACGCAAGGCGCAGCGGGCAAGATCTTCCGGAACGCCCATGGCTGTCAGCACATGAGACACGGACACCTTGCCGGAAGAACAGGCTGAACCGGATGAGACCGAGATATGGTCGAGATCGAAGGCGATCAGCGCGGTTTCTGCCGGAATGCCCGGAACGGCAAAGCAACAGGTGTTGGACAGTCTTTCAGCCTTGTCGCCAAAAATAACTGTCGAAGGACAAATCGCGCACAGCCCGGCTTCGAGCTTCGCCTTCATATCGCTCAGATGGCGCGTATCGGCCGATTCTTCAAGAGCGGCCTTGCTGGCAATGCCGAAGCCGGCGATTGCCGAAACGTTTTCCGTTCCGCCGCGGCGCCAGTTTTCCTGACCACCCCCAACCATGAGTGGCGCAGGTACACGGGCCGTTGAACGCACCACAACCGCGCCAATGCCTTGCGGACCACCGAACTTGTGAGCAGACAGCGTCAGGACATCTGCCTTCCAGCTTTCCAGATCGATCGGCATCCGGCCGGCAGCCTGAACCGCGTCGACGTGAAAGAAGTGGCCGTGTCTTTCGGCAATGGCACCGATTTCGGCCAGAGGCTGGATGACACCGGTTTCATTGTTGGCAGCCATCACGGAAATGAGGCTTGGCCCGGCGTCCTTGACAGCCAGTTCGAGGGCACCGAGCTCAACACGGCCATCGCTGTCGACAGGTATGACCACTTGATCGGAAACCGCAAAGCGTCCGCCAGTCATCACGGAAGGATGCTCGATAGCGCTCCTGAACAACTTGTCGAGGTAAACGGGCGCTCCCTGGTCTTGCCAGGCCGGTGATAGCGCCGTCATGTTCGCTTCCGTTCCGCCGGACACAAATGTCACTGCACGGTTCCTGGCGTTGCAAAGACGGGCGACCTGTTCGCGTGCAGTTTCAATGCGTCCACGCGCCTTGCGGCCGTGAGCATGAACGGAGGATGCGTTGCCTGCATCATTCAGCACCTCGACCATGACCTCACGCGCGGTTTCGCGCAAAGGCGCGCCGGCGTTGTGGTCCAGATAGATCGGGGCTGACTGCTGCTGCATAGCGCCTCTTACGCTTGAACTCGAGTTTCGCAAAGAATCGAATTTTCGCTTTACTATCAGCTACATGTGCGAAAAACCTTGAATTTTTCCGCCATGATGACGATAACTGCCCCCAACCGGTCGAACCGAGCATCGTCTGCCTGTTGAGGGATGGTGCGAACTTTCGAATAATTCTAAACAGGGTTCTAGAAACTCGGAGACAAAGAGTCAAGTTTAGACTTACGGGAAACCACGTATCGTGAGCCCAAATTACCGCGCGATCTTCTTCTGCGCGACAAAATGACAAGGACATAGCGTTTCATGCCTGAGGTGATCTTCAACGGTCCCGCCGGCCGGCTTGAGGGCCGGTTCCATCCCGCCAGAAAACGCAACGCGCCCATTGCCCTGGTTCTGCATCTGCATCCGCAATTCGGCGGCACGATGAACAACCAGATCGTCTACCAGATGTACTATATGTTCGCCCGGCGCGGATTTGCAGTGCTGCGTTTCAACTTCCGCGGCGTCGGCCGGTCGCAAGGCTCCTTCGACCATGGCCAGGGCGAACTGTCCGATGCAGCGGCGGCTCTCGACTGGGTGCAGACCGTACACACCGACGCCCGCGCCTGCTGGATTGCCGGTTTCTCGTTCGGTGCCTGGATCGGCATGCAGTTGCTGATGCGCCGCCCTGAAGTCGAAGGCTTCATCTCGGTCGCCCCACCGGCAAACCTGCACGACTTCTCGTTCCTGGCCCCCTGCCCGTCCTCCGGCCTGATCATTCATGGTGATAACGACAAGGTCGTTCCGCAGAAGGATGTGCAGACGCTAGTCGATAAGCTGAAAACCCAGAAGGGCATCGTGATCGATCACGAAACCATTCCGGGAGCCAACCATTTCTTCGAAAACGATATGGACGAGCTCATGCAGCGTTGCGGCACCTATGTGGATGGGCGGCTTGGGCTGACGCCATCCGATTACGTCGACATCGACTGACACGACACCGAAGCCCGCCACCCGGCGGGCTTTTCATTTGTCCGAACGCCTGCAGTTCTCATGCCCGCCTCAACAGACAGTCTCGTCATCCGCTCAGCAAAGTCCGAAGATTTCCAGGGACTTTGCGCGCTCTATGCCCAACTGATTTCCAACGACATTGCCGCTGATGATGATTTTCGCCTCGAAACTTTTCACCAGATCCTGACGCAACAAGGTGTCGATTTGCTTGTCGGAGAACTGGCAGGCACATTGGTTGCGACCTGCATGTTGATTGTCGTGCCTAATCTGACGCGTGGCTGCGCACCATTCGCCCTTGTTGAAAATGTCGTTACACATGCCGACTGGCGGGGCAGCGGAATTGGAAAGGCACTACTTCGTGTTGCCACCGACAAGGCGTTTTCGGCCGGATGTTTCAAGGTGATGTTGCTGTCGGGTTCAGCCAACAAGGACGCTCATCGGTTCTACGAGAACCTCGGGTTCACCACCTCCAAGACTGGCTTTGAATTGCGCGCTCCAGGGTACCCTGCACGCAATTGAGAGCAACCGCCAAGTCCCTGTAACAATTAGCAGACTGGACAGACCGGTATTTGCCTGCCTTGATTTCCCAGATTGAGAACCGGGAGGCGTGAACACGATGGCCGGCTATTTCGGGACAGAACAGCAAATCAAGCTCCAGCAACGAGCGGAAGAACGTTACGGCTGGACCATGAAGACGCCCGGAGCCTGCTGCAATGTACGCACGCTCGGTACGGACGACCCTGATGCCCTGGGGCTCGACACCATCTTCGAAGTACTGGCAGAAGATGGCGTGTTCGGGTTTCGTCTGCTTGAGAAAGCCCGTCAGCCCGACCTGGAAAACGCTCTGACAGAAAACGGCTACCGGCTGGACACCTGGGATGTCTTCGTGGGCGACACAAATGCGATCCGCGACGCAACAAGGCCGACCCTTTCAACCGCCCTTCCAGGCGGCATTCGCGCATTTTCAGAGCTTGACGGCGCAGAGGGTCCGCTGACGCGTTCGTTCCAGGAATTCATGGCAGCGGCTGGAATCGCTCCGTTCTCAGGATCGTTCCTGAATGGCGATCATGGTGCGGTTGTTTCCGTCGGCTTGATGGATGACGCAGGTTGCCTTGCCGCTTGTGCCCACGCCTATCTGCCGCACAATCATCACAGCCCCTATCACAATTATGCCTGGGGTGGTCTCGTTGCCGTTGCGCCTGAACATCGCGGTAAAGGGCTCGGCACTTACGTCAATGCGCTGATGGCGGACGCAGCACTGACACGACTTTCAGCGACACATGTCTATGAACTGGTCGCGGCAACGAACACAACATCACGCCGAATGGTCGAAGGTTGCGGGCTGTCTTTGTCGCAAGAACTCTATTCCGCGCTCGCGACAAGGGGGGCTGAACGGTTTACGCGATAAGACCCAAAGCCGTTTTCCGACTTCTGCCTACCCCTGGAAGGGTTTCGGACGCGGCACGCCTGGACCAGTATCCAGGCCGTCGTCAGGTCCAGCCAATGGGTCTTCGCCCTCTGCAACGGTGCCTTTAATCGGAGGACCGGCATAATCTTCTGGCGGCGGAACGCTAGAGGCAAGTTTACAATCGGTCAGCCAGATATCGTACACGGGGTGCTCAACCGCGTGGAGGCCCGGGCTGGCTGCAAACATCCAGCCGGAATATATCCGCCGCACTTCGTTGTTGAGCGTGATTTCATCGACCTGAACAAAACCGGTCGTGAGAGGCGATTCTGTCTGAGGGCGCGTGTGACAGACCCTTGGCGTGACCTGCAGCGCACCGAACTGGACGGTTTCACCAATGTAAACATCGAAGGAGATGATACGTCCGGTGATCTTGTCGAGGCCCGAAAAGACGGCGACCGGGTTTTCGATCTTTTGAGCGTGTGCAGAAACCAGGGGCATGACCATCGCCATCGCCGCGATTCCAAGGCCTGCGCCCAGGCGATTTACCGCTTTCATCGTGTCAAACTGGTCCGCCATCAGCTTCAATTCGATTCCTCAGGTGCTAAGCATACGTGTGTTCTTTTATGCGGCGCTAGCACCGAATTGCGGCCCGGAAAAGACAAAGCTCGTTCCGGGCCGAGAAATGATCTAGCCGATTTCCGCCAGACGACCGAGCGCCGTCTGGACCTTCTCCAGCTTTTCCTTGGATTCGGCAACTTTTTCGCGTTCGCCGTCAACAACCTCTTCGGGGGCCTTGGCAACGAATGCCGGGTTGGAAAGCTTCTTCTCGATCTTCGAGATCTCACCTTCCAGCTTGCCGGCTTCCTTCTGAAGTCGGGTCTTTTCTGCACCAAGGTCGATGACCCCGGCGAGTGGCAGACAGACCGTGGCTTCGCCAACAATAATCTGGGCC includes these proteins:
- a CDS encoding SufB/SufD family protein is translated as MNASAPIKHTQAESDLLERFDNAKDGLAGSVAVKALREAALGQIRDRGLPHRRVEEYKYSDLRAYMKSAAPLAGSADEAAARSLIETQDGFGDLDRYRIVVANGSYLAALSDVEALAGEGVTLTNVADALAGETGTQLIASPKTGPSDGVVALNTAFLQGGVVMTVAAGVEVSKPVELVQVATSTGAQAVRNRIELGEGAKLRLLETFVGDTGEGELNTVFDYDLADKAALAATRLIVGKTDAAQLFTTIATLGAETELKSLGFIAGPQFTRNQQFINFTGENSEAKIYGVTMAGGKSLADQTLIVDHAVPHCNSREFFKTVLDGEARGVYQGRINVAQHAQKTDGEMMTQALLLSEDAEMANKPELEIFADDVLCAHGATSGQIDEDLLFYLRARGIPEDEAKTLLVLAFLSEAIEEYGEDDVTEGLEARVRDWLANH
- the sufC gene encoding Fe-S cluster assembly ATPase SufC, producing the protein MLEIKNLHARIAEDETEILRGIDLTINAGEVHAIMGPNGSGKSTLSYILAGKDDYEVTDGEILFNGENLLEMEPDERAAAGLFLAFQYPIEIPGVATMEFLKTAMNAQRKARGEDTLSIPDFMKRVKEAAGHLNVSMDMLKRPLNVGFSGGEKKRAEILQMSLLEPKLCVLDETDSGLDIDALRIVSEGVNKLRGPDRAMVVITHYQRLLDHIVPDVVHVLSKGRIVKTGDKDLALELEKNGYADYIDTAA
- the sufB gene encoding Fe-S cluster assembly protein SufB, which codes for MPAVQETIDTVKAIDVDQYKYGFVTDIESEKGAKGLSEETVRFLSAKKNEPEWMTEWRLDALRRFQQMEEPTWARVSYPKIDLDDLYYWASPKSVEGPKSLDEVDPELLATYEKLGIPLREQEILAGVEPKNRVAVDAVFDSVSVVTTFKEELKKAGVIFCSISEALREYPDLVKKYLGSVVPVTDNYYATLNSAVFSDGSFVYVPEGVRCPMELSTYFRINEQNTGQFERTLIIAEKGAYVSYLEGCTAPQRDENQLHAAVVELVALDDAEIKYSTVQNWFPGDKDGKGGIYNFVTKRGDCRGKNSKISWTQVETGSAITWKYPSCILRGENSRGEFYSIAVSNGYQQVDSGTKMIHLGKNSSSRIISKGISAGKSQNTYRGLVSAHRKASNARNFTQCDSLLIGQDCGAHTVPYIESKNASAQFEHEATTSKISDDQMFYCLQRGLSEEEAVALIVNGFVKDVIQQLPMEFAVEAQKLISISLEGSVG
- a CDS encoding cysteine desulfurase family protein, with translation MQQQSAPIYLDHNAGAPLRETAREVMVEVLNDAGNASSVHAHGRKARGRIETAREQVARLCNARNRAVTFVSGGTEANMTALSPAWQDQGAPVYLDKLFRSAIEHPSVMTGGRFAVSDQVVIPVDSDGRVELGALELAVKDAGPSLISVMAANNETGVIQPLAEIGAIAERHGHFFHVDAVQAAGRMPIDLESWKADVLTLSAHKFGGPQGIGAVVVRSTARVPAPLMVGGGQENWRRGGTENVSAIAGFGIASKAALEESADTRHLSDMKAKLEAGLCAICPSTVIFGDKAERLSNTCCFAVPGIPAETALIAFDLDHISVSSGSACSSGKVSVSHVLTAMGVPEDLARCALRISMGWNTSGADIDRFLELWPKIVGRLNPQARHQAA
- a CDS encoding alpha/beta hydrolase, with the translated sequence MPEVIFNGPAGRLEGRFHPARKRNAPIALVLHLHPQFGGTMNNQIVYQMYYMFARRGFAVLRFNFRGVGRSQGSFDHGQGELSDAAAALDWVQTVHTDARACWIAGFSFGAWIGMQLLMRRPEVEGFISVAPPANLHDFSFLAPCPSSGLIIHGDNDKVVPQKDVQTLVDKLKTQKGIVIDHETIPGANHFFENDMDELMQRCGTYVDGRLGLTPSDYVDID
- a CDS encoding GNAT family N-acetyltransferase; protein product: MPASTDSLVIRSAKSEDFQGLCALYAQLISNDIAADDDFRLETFHQILTQQGVDLLVGELAGTLVATCMLIVVPNLTRGCAPFALVENVVTHADWRGSGIGKALLRVATDKAFSAGCFKVMLLSGSANKDAHRFYENLGFTTSKTGFELRAPGYPARN
- a CDS encoding GNAT family N-acetyltransferase translates to MAGYFGTEQQIKLQQRAEERYGWTMKTPGACCNVRTLGTDDPDALGLDTIFEVLAEDGVFGFRLLEKARQPDLENALTENGYRLDTWDVFVGDTNAIRDATRPTLSTALPGGIRAFSELDGAEGPLTRSFQEFMAAAGIAPFSGSFLNGDHGAVVSVGLMDDAGCLAACAHAYLPHNHHSPYHNYAWGGLVAVAPEHRGKGLGTYVNALMADAALTRLSATHVYELVAATNTTSRRMVEGCGLSLSQELYSALATRGAERFTR
- a CDS encoding DUF2155 domain-containing protein, whose translation is MADQFDTMKAVNRLGAGLGIAAMAMVMPLVSAHAQKIENPVAVFSGLDKITGRIISFDVYIGETVQFGALQVTPRVCHTRPQTESPLTTGFVQVDEITLNNEVRRIYSGWMFAASPGLHAVEHPVYDIWLTDCKLASSVPPPEDYAGPPIKGTVAEGEDPLAGPDDGLDTGPGVPRPKPFQG